AATGATTCGATATGAAAAGAATATCCGCGTGTTATACCGCATATCCCGGATTCACTTCACCATCACCATCTTTCCTGTCGCCGTTAGTCCGCCACAGGTCAACCGGGCGAAGTAGATGCCCGCCGAAACCGGTGCTCCGCCGTCGTCCTTGCCGTCCCACACGGCGGTGTGTCGACCCGCTGCCAGGGACTCCGAAACGAGCTCGCGGATCTTCTGCCCGGCTATGTTGTAAATGATAAGGGATGCAGATCCGCCTTCGGGAAGGGTGAACCCGATGGTGGTCGAAGGATTGAACGGATTAGGGTAGTTCTGCGCAATGGTGACAGCC
The genomic region above belongs to bacterium and contains:
- a CDS encoding T9SS type A sorting domain-containing protein — its product is MKLSTASDGFNDRVRVYFSLTTDWDATVGVAHSAVFNALDLGDATPIFVQEEYTTLPQAVTIAQNYPNPFNPSTTIGFTLPEGGSASLIIYNIAGQKIRELVSESLAAGRHTAVWDGKDDGGAPVSAGIYFARLTCGGLTATGKMVMVK